ttaaatttaaaacacagttttaatatacatttcatCACATGGACCCTAGCTTTGAATGCTACACCCTCTTCAAATAATACAGCACACAGCCCTAACATTCTGTAATACTGGCTGATTCAAATGCAAAAGCACTGAGCCCATACCTGGTCAGCGAAAGCACTGAGCCCATACCTGGTCAGCAAAAGCACTGAGCCCATACCTGGTCATGTAGTGAGTGATGAACCTGTTGGGGTTGTCGTCGACGGCCACAAATCGATCGTTATTCTCACTGTAGCCGGACAACTCCTTGTTACCGGACGCCGTACGACCCAGTCTGTCACACTCTGTCTGGCTAGGCCGCTGTTGACCCTTGTATGTGTCCATTGTTATTctacaaaaaaagttataaataagttaactgtataaatattttgcagggtatttattattggtttaaTATTAAACGGGTTTTTAACAAAGctaaatttcaatttcatatatgtaaacattatatatacacatcaatatatatatatatatatatatatatatatatatatatatatatatatatatatatatatatatatatatatatatattattttttggggGAATAAGTTTTGACATGAAATTAGGagaaatttattatgcatttttaaattgcaCTTCAAAACTATAGCATGATAGAGTTTCAAATTGAATTTAGATTTTTgagaaaagtttgaaaaatgattttaatagaaatacaaTAAATTCTTGTCAAATATGAAACTAAAATGTTCTCAAAGTTCACTAGATAATCTGTCTTTCTGGTTTGAAATTATTTCGACTTTTCACCATTCACTATGATGGCTGCCTGCTGGATTACTTTACACATTGGCAAATGCTGTTGAAGTATGCCTCTATCTAACTGTTAAAGTCATATAATGCATGACCAGGTTTAACACATTTCTTCcaatttaaacaacatttgaatgaaaacctttttttttttatcaccaACCCTTGATTCTGCAATATGTAATAGCATAGCTCTGGTACAGGGAAACATGGAGACAAAATTGTTGAAATAGACAATATTCCAACTTTCACAATAATATTACTTCATCTTTTAATGATAAGcttgattttgaaaatctaataaacatttttcaaggATAAATAACTCAAATGCATCATTCTAGAAATTATTGTAATAgctaaacatttataaacaaaatccaATCCAGagttttatacttttaaaaaagtgcttACGAAGAGTAGTTGTTGGGATGCTGCATGTTGAGGAACTCCGTGGGATCATTCTTCTGTGTCCTGTTCAGCCTCAGATCTGGAATGTTCCCAGCCTTGTCGTAAGCATCGCCCATCACACGATGCACGTACATAGGCTTTGACGTCTCCCGTACGAAGCCTGAGCCTCGATCTGACCCGTGAGACACGGTCTGGAATGGTTCATCTCCCTGGTGGAAAAATGCACTGGATGTAGTCTAATTGTGCTGGTTTGTAATTAAGTTAAAAGGTCATCTATATTAATGATGGCTGCAGGTTAAATGTTGCCtataatttgatgtatataaaagttataaatatatgatgttttcacaaataaatcgcagtttttgttaaataattgacAACTGCTTTGGTGGAGACACAAGTGCAAACGAGGTATAAGAAATCATACCGTAAGcctattataaaattatgtttataaagacACACAATAGTGGCATACCCGTGGATACTGGGACGGCAGGAAGCCTGTCTTCATAATGCTGGTACCAGTTGGTCTCATTGTGGCCCATCCCtgcaatattaacatttatttataaatgtttgaaacatattatAGACTCGAGTCACtgtttacaatgacaaaaaCACCCAATTAGCCTGGAGTTACTTTGCTTCAGCAATTCACTCTGTAGTACACAGCAGTGCAAGAAGATGTTGCAAGGTGTCCCTTTTTTAGCTGCCTTATTAATTAGTAGAATGTCTAAAACGAAGcaagtattttttataacatgtgGACATTACGGAAGTATGGATTAAATTTATTGGctatattttatttgtgaaatgtaCACTTAGTTTATTGCTTAAAAAATAGAGTTATTTTGTGGTTGTCCCAAATAGGGCTTGCAACTTGCTTACGGGTCTGTCGTTCTTGTGTGGGTTGCCAGGAATAAACGTGATGGGCTCTTCATTGTAGGCATGGACGTACCCAGAGAACTCCTTCGGTCCCACTGTTTTACCTGATGTGTCCACTGAAACAGGGTAAGTGGGTTGATGAAATTATGTTACACTTGGAGAACAAAAGTATGCAGtctttatatgatttatttgcaaGCTAAGTCTCattgaattaatttaaacaattattataagaTCAATGATGtcagatatacatgtagatttgTGATTCAAATTACTGCTCGATTGTAAATTTAATAAGTccatttaatttaagttttgatACACATGTGTTAGGATATGTAGGTTTATAAGAAAAATGGCAGTTGAAATTAATTTTGTCTAATCAAAAATGGGaagtaaatataaaaaggtGGGATATGAAGGCCTTCCACCAGATTCTGATAAAAAGCTGAAACAATTACAAATAAGTGACAATCTATTCTATGATCTGTGACAGTAATGATCTGAAATAGTATGATACTAAACAAGGCATAAGATGTATCAGGGGTTCTAGCAGCTCATAATTGTCAATCCTGGAATATAGCTAGGTATGAGGGATCCATTCCCAACGcatcattaaagctgcactctcacacatatactgtttttccatttttttctatatttattgtcttggaattagcaaacattttggtaaatatctgcaaaccagtgatgaaagacttttgacaaaagatcagagcgcagatttgcatatttccattcaaatttatgttttatggcttaaaccattacaaatggtttaagaaaaatacataaaacatcaatttcggAGAGGAAAAATgtaaacctgcgatctgatcttttgtcatcagtcttttatcactggttttcagataattacgcaaaaaaactgcttgttccaagacaaaaaatttaaaaaaattgtcaaaatgttcaatctgtgagagtgcagctttaaggggcttagaccccttttgaaattgtttccaaagccatttatattcatttcaaggtacttctactgtttaaaatgtaaagtcTGAGCGAAAAGCAATCTTTAGAACTGTACAATAATTAGAATTTAAAATCTCTCGATCCAGATTTCAGGATTAATTCTGAACTTGAGAACCCGTGATGAATATGTAAACATAGATTTTGCATGTGCCTATTTACTAAAAACGATTCCATCActttagtgcaagaactcaatatctgcttctgtttctatatgcagttatagAGTTATTGAACTAAGGTAACGCCATTATACCTGTACACCTCTACTAAACAGATTTTTAATTGTCATTGCATAAAAGCAAGATATCTTTAATAGAAAACTTTCAACAATATATCGACTATTCTTACAAAGAATAATATCTTCTGAtaatatgtttctttatgtAAACATGAAGAATAAATTTTAATCAtgcaacaaaatgcatttttaaacacatgcaaaataaacataaatgaaaataatacaaaagcaTTCAAGATGGGGCAGATGAAAGATGGGTATGAAAAGATGACTACATGTagataataacaatatatgctgacattatatacattgtttatatGCTCAATACATAATTTTGTACCATAGCAAAAGGtgcgcttactaacaaattttctgAACTCGTTGAATAAAATTTAGTATAACATGACGACTCTTAACAGAtcctttatatatgtatatacagtaGTATTACttatgaaaacttttttattgcaaactttaaaacagtatatatatatttaatcaaaattgTAAAGATAAAGAATTCAGTCTTATTTTCAGACCTGTACATGGTGTATATGGATGATAATTGTGAAGGGGTAAAATGATAATATCTATGAGggtaataaattcataaaaatacaaaggAGGAACAAATAGTGTTACCATGGTAATAACTAACGCCATCTGGAGAGGGTAAAACttgcattttaacaaaaatataaaagacaCATTTTGTGATGCAAAACATATGAATGTTAAATCTTGGAACTTGGGGATAATGGAATAAGCCATTTTAAATGTGCCAGTGTTAACAATGAGGAACTTATGATTAAGCAAATCACAcaacattaaaacacaaaattaaattgcaaataaataaattagcGTGCACACTTCATCTATCAGTCatcagtttgatttaaaaagtcctttaaagctgcactctcacagattgaccgttttgacaactgtttcattttttgtctgaatgagccaatttttttcgaaaatccatggaaaccagttatataagactgctgactgaaaattagattgcagatttttatatttaagtttaaaaattcatgttttatgcatttttcttaaaccgttagtaacggtttaagccataaaacatcaattttcgaacggaaatatgcaaatctgcgctctgatcttttgttagcaatcttttatcattgctttgcagatatttacgcaaaaatttgctctttccaagacaaaaagttgtattaatggttaatctgtgagagtgcagcttcaacatttaatacatgaaaTGGATTAGCTTCAATAAACATTACAGCAAATGTTAACCACAGCAATTAGGCACCAAAATTATACGTGGTGGACATAAATCTGTTTACTTACTTCTGTCAGGCTGGGCCCCCAAATACCTCTGTTTGGTTTCCGACATCATATACTTGGGTCCCTAAAACATCAGTTGTGAAATATGTATACCAATAACAGTTACACATAATTTTTACTAACACTTTTATAGAACCCTATATACAAAAGAGAAAATGTTCCTCcagattaataaataattactaGCGAATAGAGAAATTCAATAGGTAAAAAGGTttcataaatttgttaaaatgaatacattctttatttatttatcaagcTGCAGGTCTGGTTTTAAACATAGAACCCATAACTTCCAGTCTTTATTACTACATACTTACTAACAAAAAACTGTGAAAGGAAAtctaaaattgtataaaagatCTGGAATTTTAGGAAAGCTGCTACAAAATGCTAAGTGTAACATTTTGAATAGCATTCAGGGTTGTGTGACTTACATATCCTGAGTTTTCCAGCTCTACAGGATCCTTGGCCTGGATAGAATGAAGGAGAGGCTTGGCCTTGGGCATGATGTGGGCTGGGGCTGAGGCTGCCCTTGTGTCGATAAACACACCCCTCGCCTGCACGTGAGAAGGTTTGGTGTAAGAGAATAATTACAACAGCTTGAATTTCACATCAgttatcaaaaataattttggatgAACAAAATCAAATTCTTAAACTTATAGTGCTCAACAGGCATCAATTTCTTTCAACAAGACCTGATATAAAAGAAATCCCAAATTTAATTAAGCCTGGATAGCATTTgacagtgcagggcttgcaggttTGTAATCATTACGTCTAATGTCATATGAAAATACATACCGGAAGAGACATCCTTTAAAGGCACAGATTACATCTCCAGTAAGAGAACTCAGTGAGCAATCTTTGCTTGAtagaaactgttcattgacataAATGAAAATTGCAACACTGTTATCACCCCATATCACCAGCTTCTAAagcagtttttatttttcaagaatcaATAAGACATACCAGTATTCAAGTTCCATATCACATTTAATACATCAACAGACAAGGTTGTGACACCTTCTGgagatgaaatgttttgaaaacttgAAAACTGCATTATAACACCAAAATGAAAgatgttgtatttttgaaaaataatgttctatttaaaatgtcttttataTTCTAAGAACTACCTCCTTTTCCAGTGGGGTTGTCAGTGGTTTCTGGCGAACAAAGCCAGAGCCGACCTGGTGGCAGTTAAATGGTAGTGGTTCATTGCCTCGGTTTTCTTTGAATCCCTGGAAGTCTATGCTTGTCACACTGCGGTAATTCTTGGCACATATACGCCTGagtagaaataataaatattatagatagatagatagatagatttattcgtgcatatatatgtcattgtaacaaaccaaatatctcataaagttataacacagactgattaacaaagtattagtgatgatatctatactaaagcacaacatcattagaatgctttggatacatacgtgcgttaacaaagatttaattcaatgtgacaaatatataacacaggataacccattaaagttattcaacttatttccaatggggtccttatgacaaatataattatttgccaagatctcagttgtaagctgtttaaattatgtttacttatacaaaaataacatgcatgtactcttgaccagttaaagaatgattaaatgtttgatatcaaacttttacagttataatgcaaccgactgttaaaaccatatgacactttagcataatatgacaaaaatctttggactgatatgcaagattaaatgaataacaaattaataaaataggaaatcttccatttctgcacatttcataccaacaatgagatgtgatttcacttcttttttaaaagtattcttatttttcaattcttttaactttattggaagactgttccagtcctggattgctcgataaaagaaagtatttaatataaaactgtcagcctgtggcactttaaaatttccagcactatgtctactgttgtaagaatgtgtggatgagactaaagtaaaatgttcatgtaagtataatgggcatttgctattaaagattttatgtacatggtttaGTCGTAGTTGGTGGCATACGTTTTTAACtcttattttatattgaattagtTTCTTTCAATTGCAGtctatttaaagctgcactctcacagattgaacgttttgacaacttttttattttttgtcttggaacgagcaaacttttacgtaaatatctgaaaaccaagttgtcaaaacagtaaaactgtgagagtgcagctttaacatacaAACATGTACCATTATAACTTTATGGCACAATATTCTAAAACACAGTCATAAAATCAGATGTCAGAAGTGTAGTAATGTGAAATAGACTATAGCCAGGTTGATATTACTTATGGTTTGCATTATCTAAATGTATACAGTTGTACTGTGATGCTTGTCGAGAATAAATGTGTGTAAAGCTTATGAAATCTTAAGTTCTTACAAGAAGTTTACAATTGGTTCATTAAttgtttgtataatattttttaatatttatgtttttgaacagttatcaaatAAGTACACTTAAAACATCAGCATTACTGCATCAAAGAATGCaatcaaatttgataaaaatgctTACGCCAGAGTTGGATTATCCTGATGGTCCAGCCTACTGTTATAGTATACTCCAGGTCGAAAGTTTGCAAGATACCCAGTGCCTGAGTGACGACCTGGCCGAGGCTTGAAGTTCTCATAATGCTTGCCATATGTGGTAGAATTCTGTGTCACATAGAACTTCATCATGTTTGTGTCCGGACCATGGCTTGATTGAATATGGGCTGTTCGCGTGCCCGTTGGAAGAGGCCCCATTTTGCTGTAAtggaattataaaaataaacatgtgtaGGAGAGTTGAATTTcagtaaagtaaacctgggaggaaaagtgcgcccggtgtggggctcgaacccacgaccgccggaacactagcacggcgctctaaccaactgagctaaccgggcggctggttcttacccacacacactacatcAGCAGTTGCCAGATAAGTCTAAATAATAAGACATTTTGAGGATTCTACTTATGTTATATTACCTCAGTGAAGAATGGATTGTGATTAGCATATCAAACAATTGTCGTACCAATTAACACATGCAATACGACTTTTTGGATCAGCCACCTGGATTAGTA
The DNA window shown above is from Mya arenaria isolate MELC-2E11 chromosome 6, ASM2691426v1 and carries:
- the LOC128236454 gene encoding protein phosphatase 1 regulatory subunit 32-like isoform X1, translated to MGPLPTGTRTAHIQSSHGPDTNMMKFYVTQNSTTYGKHYENFKPRPGRHSGTGYLANFRPGVYYNSRLDHQDNPTLARICAKNYRSVTSIDFQGFKENRGNEPLPFNCHQVGSGFVRQKPLTTPLEKEARGVFIDTRAASAPAHIMPKAKPLLHSIQAKDPVELENSGYGPKYMMSETKQRYLGAQPDRNGVSYYHVDTSGKTVGPKEFSGYVHAYNEEPITFIPGNPHKNDRPGWATMRPTGTSIMKTGFLPSQYPRGDEPFQTVSHGSDRGSGFVRETSKPMYVHRVMGDAYDKAGNIPDLRLNRTQKNDPTEFLNMQHPNNYSSITMDTYKGQQRPSQTECDRLGRTASGNKELSGYSENNDRFVAVDDNPNRFITHYMTRFMDRTEQGKDREGHCRGGLQDQKPDGFTKSTAVHSYGPELDTTHTIRRLEPYVSRSIKARDVFYDDHTHDAKLYNLQHPVAAV
- the LOC128236454 gene encoding protein phosphatase 1 regulatory subunit 32-like isoform X2, whose translation is MGPLPTGTRTAHIQSSHGPDTNMMKFYVTQNSTTYGKHYENFKPRPGRHSGTGYLANFRPGVYYNSRLDHQDNPTLARICAKNYRSVTSIDFQGFKENRGNEPLPFNCHQVGSGFVRQKPLTTPLEKEARGVFIDTRAASAPAHIMPKAKPLLHSIQAKDPVELENSGYGPKYMMSETKQRYLGAQPDRMDTSGKTVGPKEFSGYVHAYNEEPITFIPGNPHKNDRPGWATMRPTGTSIMKTGFLPSQYPRGDEPFQTVSHGSDRGSGFVRETSKPMYVHRVMGDAYDKAGNIPDLRLNRTQKNDPTEFLNMQHPNNYSSITMDTYKGQQRPSQTECDRLGRTASGNKELSGYSENNDRFVAVDDNPNRFITHYMTRFMDRTEQGKDREGHCRGGLQDQKPDGFTKSTAVHSYGPELDTTHTIRRLEPYVSRSIKARDVFYDDHTHDAKLYNLQHPVAAV